The nucleotide window GTAAACCCTGTAAACCCATTTCGCCGCACTTTTGCCAAAGATCGCGGGAAAATGTTTGTTGTCGATCTCTTTCAATTACGTTGTTATTCAGTTCTTTTTTTGCAAATCGAATTATTTCTTTTTTTAGATTTAATTGGTCTTCGGTATATCCAAAATCAATCATTAATACTCCTTCAATTTCTGATAGTCAATTTTATTTGTAGAAGTTTTGGGTAGTGATTTCTGAAAAGAAAATCTATCAGGAATCATATACTGAGGAAGATTATCTGAACTAAATTGCTTCATCTTAATCATTGATTCTTCAGCCGTATCATTCATTACGAGAAATGCTTTCACCAAAACACCCCCATCCTTATCTGTCCCTGTAATTGCGGCAGCTTCTAAAACTGCTGGATGTTTATAAAGTGCAGTTTCAATTTCACCAAGCTCCACGCGGTAACCACGTCGCTTAACCATCCTATCTTTCCTGCTGACATAAGTATAATTTCCCTCCTCTTCTTCGATAACAAAGTCTGCGATTTGATACCATTTTATTCCGTTTTTATCTTTGAAAAAAACGGCTTCGTTTCTTTCCGGAAGATTCCAATAACCTTGCATTATTGGTCCTGTAACACAAAGTTCGCCTTCAGATAATTTTGGTACCAATTCACATTCATCATTAAATACTTTACACGTTAAATGTGAGCAATCCTTGCCTATTGGGAATGGGGTGGTTTTATCATCGGGAATTTTATCAGGGATTTCATAATAAGTACATACGTTAGTTTCAGTAGGACCGTATAAATTAAAATATCTTTTATCCGTCCAAATTTCTTTTAAAGCTCTTAAATGTTTAATTGGAAAAACTTCTCCGGCAAAATGAACAATTCTAAGTTTTGAATGATCCAATTTCTCAAGTTTACCAAACTTTAACAATAAAGTAAGTATTGAAGGAGTGGAATACCAAATCGAAATCTTCTTTTCTGAAATTAGCGGGGCAAGAGTCATTGGCTGTTTTCCGGTTTCTTCATCAATTAAAACGAGTGTTGCACCGTGTTTCAGCGAAACATAAATATCATGAATTGAAAGATCGAAATGAAAAGGTGCGTGAGATGAGAATCTGTCATTTTCATTTGGCTTAAAAGTCTCTGAACACCAATCGACAAAAGCTAAAGCGCCTTTGTGAGAATATTTCACTCCCTTAGGATTTCCAGTTGAGCCTGAAGTATAAAGTATATAGGCTAAACTATCATCAGGATCATCACACTTGATATCATCGAAAGTAGAAGCTGCCGGATTATTTTTTCCCGGACCATCAATTATGACAAGCTGTTCACCAAATTCAAAGTGAACTTTTACTTCGCCCCATCCCAATGCTTCTTTAAATCCTTCGAGAAATTCTTTTTCAATTATTACAAGCTTCACCAGGCAAT belongs to Ignavibacteriales bacterium and includes:
- a CDS encoding amino acid adenylation domain-containing protein, which codes for MMKLHNLLENSAAKFPDKNAIENLQGGSISYGELDSLTSVIKNELTKAGVVNGDRVGIYSHKTIDMVSAIFGILKADATYVPVDPGSPPKRNAFIMSDCLVKLVIIEKEFLEGFKEALGWGEVKVHFEFGEQLVIIDGPGKNNPAASTFDDIKCDDPDDSLAYILYTSGSTGNPKGVKYSHKGALAFVDWCSETFKPNENDRFSSHAPFHFDLSIHDIYVSLKHGATLVLIDEETGKQPMTLAPLISEKKISIWYSTPSILTLLLKFGKLEKLDHSKLRIVHFAGEVFPIKHLRALKEIWTDKRYFNLYGPTETNVCTYYEIPDKIPDDKTTPFPIGKDCSHLTCKVFNDECELVPKLSEGELCVTGPIMQGYWNLPERNEAVFFKDKNGIKWYQIADFVIEEEEGNYTYVSRKDRMVKRRGYRVELGEIETALYKHPAVLEAAAITGTDKDGGVLVKAFLVMNDTAEESMIKMKQFSSDNLPQYMIPDRFSFQKSLPKTSTNKIDYQKLKEY